The DNA sequence TCGACCCCGACCGGCCGCCCCGGCTGCCCGCGCCGCTGCGCCCGTTCGCCCGCTTCGACGCCCGCGACCACTTCGGCGGCCGGAGCGCCACCGTCCGCGCCGGGCTCGCCGCCTTCCTCGCGGCCCGGGGCGTCGCGCTCGGCGACGGCCCCGTCCTGATGCTCGCCCACGCCCGGGTGCTCGGCCATGTGTTCAACCCGCTGACCCTGTACTGGTGCCACCGCGAGGACGGCAGCCCGCTCTGCGTGGTCGCCGAGGTCCACAACACCTACGGCGAGCGGCACTGCTACCTGCTCCGTCCCGACGAGGAGGACCACCGGGCCACGACCGGGAAGGAGCTGTACGTCTCGCCGTTCTTCCCCGTCGACGGCCGCTATCTGATGCGCCTGCCCGAGCCCGGTGACGCGCTGCGCCTGACGATCCATCTGGAACGCGAGGGCTCCCGGCCGTTCACCGCGACCGTCACCGGCACCCGCCGGCCGGTCACCACCGCCGGGGTGCTGCGCTGCCTGCTGCGCCATCCGCTGTCCACCCTCGCCGTGTCGGCGGCCATCCGCTTCCACGGCATCCGCCTGTACCTGCGCGGACTGCCCGTCCGCCCCCGCCCCCGTCATCAGCCCCAGGAGGGTGTCAAGTGAGCGTCCCCGTCCTTCCCGTCCCCCGGCCGGCCGGCCCCGTGGACGCGCGCCGGTGGCCGGACGTGGCCCGGCCACCGCACGTCTCCCGGGCGCGCGCCGCGGTGGCCGAACGGATCGTGCGCCGCGCGATCCGCCCCCTCCCGCTGCGGGTGCGGCTCGCGGGCGAGCGGGAACCGGCCGGAGCGGGCGGGCCCCTGATGGAGGTGCGCGACCCGCGGGCCTTCTTCGCCCGCATAGCCGCCGGCGGCACCATCGGCTTCGGCGAGTCCTACATGGCGGGCGAGTGGGACGCCCCCGACCTGGTCGGCGTGCTGAGCGCCTTCGCCGAGCACGCCGCCACCCTGGTGCCGCGGCCCCTGCAACGGCTGCGCAAGGTCTGGGCCCCGGCGCAGCCCGCCGGGCACCGCAACACCGCCGACGCCACCCGGGCCAACATCAGCCACCACTACGACCTGTCCAACGACCTCTTCGCCCTCTTCCTGGACGACACGCTCACCTACTCCTCGGCCCTCTTCCGGGGCTTCCCCGCCGAGCAGCACCTCCTCGAAGCCGCCCAGCACCGCAAGATCGACCGGCTGCTCGACCTGGCGGAGACGGGCCCGGGCACCAGGCTGCTGGAGATCGGCACCGGCTGGGGGGAGCTGGCGATCCGGGCCGCGGCCCGCGGCGCCGACGTCGTCACCGTCACGCTCTCCTCCGAGCAGCAGGAGCTGGCCGCCCGGCGGGTGCGCGACGCCGGACTGGACGACCGGGTGACGATCCTGCTGCGGGACTACCGCGCGATCACGGGCACCTACGACGCCGTCGTCAGCGTGGAGATGATCGAGGCCGTCGGCGCGGAGTTCTGGCCCGAGTACTTCACGGCCCTCGGCCGGCTGCTCGTCCCCGGCGGACACGCCGCCCTCCAGGCCATCACCATGCCGCACGACCGGATGCTGGCCTCCCGCTCCACCCACACCTGGATCCAGAAGTACATCTTCCCCGGCGGCCTGCTGCCCTCGACCGAGGCGATCGAGGAGACCGCCGGCCGGTCGGGCGGCCTCGCCGTCACGGCGCGCGACACCTTCGGGCCGCACTACGCCGAGACGCTGCGGCTGTGGCGGGAGCGGTTCACCGCGCGCGCCGAGGAGGTCGGCGCCCTCGGCTTCGACGAGACCTTCCGCCGGATGTGGACCTTCTACCTGGCCTACTCGGAAGCCGGATTCCGCTCGGGCTACCTCGATGTGCAGCAGCTCCGGCTGACGAAGGGAACGACCGCGTGAACCACCCGACCGCACCGGACACCGGCACCCGCGCGCCCGACGCCGGCACCCGCCCCGCCGGCCGGGGCACCGCGGCGCGACGGCTGCTGCCGCTGGTCGAGGAGGTGCTCGGCGGCGCCCTCCCGCTCCGGCTGCGCGCCTGGGACGGCTCCACCGCCGGCCCCGCCCACGGCCCGGTCGTCGTGATCCGCTCCCGCAGGGCGCTGCGCCGGCTGCTCTGGCAGCCGGGCGAACTCGGCCTGGCGCAGGCGTACATCACGGGCGAGATCGATGTCGAGGGCGATCTCGGGGAGGCGCTGCGCACCATGTGGACGGCCGTGCGCACCCGGGCGCTCGCCCCGCCCCGGCTCACCCTCGCCGACCGGGCCAGGGCGGCCGGCACGGCGCTGCGCCTCGGCGCGCTCGGCCCCCGGCCGCCCGCGCCCGCCGCCGAGGCCCGGCTCACCGGGGACCTCCACAGCAAGGCCCGCGACCGGGCCGCCATCAGCCACCACTACGACCTGTCGAACGACTTCTACGCGGCCCTGCTCGACCCGTCCATGGCCTACTCCTGCGCCTACTGGACCCGTGACGACCCGGAGTACGGGCTCGCCGACGCCCAGCGGGACAAGCTGGAGCTGATCTGCCGCAAGCTCGGCCTGCGCGAGGGCGCCCGGCTGCTGGACATCGGCTGCGGCTGGGGCTCCCTCACCCTCCACGCGGCCGAGCACCACGGGGCGCGCGTCACCGCGGTCACCCTGGCGGCCGCCCAGGCCCGGTACGTCCGGGAACAGGTGCGCGAGCGGGGGCTGTCGGACCGGGTCGAGGTCCTGCTCCGCGACTACCGCGACATCGACGGCGGCGGCTACGACGCGGTGTCCACCGTCGAGATGGGCGAACACGTCGGCGACGCCGAGTACCCGGCGTTCGCCGGTGTCCTGCACCGGATGGTCCGGCCCGGCGGCCGGGTGCTCGTGCAGCAGATGTCCCGGGGCGCCGACGCGCCCGGCGGCGGCGCGTTCATCGAGTCGTACATCGCGCCCGACATGCACATGCGCCCGCTCGGCGACACCGTCTCCCTGCTGGAGGGCGCCGGTCTGGAGGTGCGGTCGGCCGAGTCGCTGCGCGAGCACTACACCCGCACGGTGGCCGCCTGGCACCGCACCCTGGAGGAGCGCTGGGACGACTTCACCGCCCTCGCGGGCCACCAGACGGCCCGGGTGTGGCGGCTCTATCTGGTCGGCGGGGCCCTGGCGTTCGAGGAACGGCGGATGGGGGTCGACCAGATCCTGGCCGTCCGGCCCGGCGACGACGGCGCCTCCGGGATGCCCGCGACACCGAAGGGATGGTACGGCGGATGAACGGCTTCCCATGGGCGGACTTCGCGCAGGGGCTGGCCCTCGCCGCGGGTGCCGCGCTCGCGGTCATGCTGGTGACCTTCGCCGTCGCGCTGCGGCTGGGCGTCCACCGGATCGTGGACGTGGCCTGGGGCGTCGGCTTCGCCGCCGTCGCCGTGGCCTCGTACGCCGCGTCCGCGGGCGAGGGCGACGGCACCCGGCGGCTGCTGGTCACGGTGCTGACCTGCGTCTGGGGGCTGCGGCTCGCCGTCCACATCGGGCGGCGCGGCCGGGGGCACGGCGAGGACCCGCGCTACGAGCGGATGCTCTCCCGCGCCCCCGGCAGCCGGGCGCTGTACGCGCTGCGCATGGTCTACCTCCTCCAGGGCGCCCTGGTGTGGCTGGTCTCGCTGCCGGTGCAGGCGGCCCAGTACGTGCCCGGCCCGGCGGGGCCGCTGGTCTGGGCCGGGTGCGCGGTGTGGCTGGCCGGCTTCCTCTTCGAGGCCGTCGGCGACCACCAGCTCGCCCGGTTCAAGGCGGACCCGGCGAACAAGGGGCGCATCATGGACCGCGGGCTGTGGGCGTGGACCCGGCACCCCAACTACTTCGGCGACTTCCTGGTGTGGTGGGGGCTGTTCCTCTTCGTCTGCGACGAGCCGGCCGTCGCCGCGGTGTGCGCCGTCGGCCCGGTCGTCATGAGCTTCCTGCTGACCGCGGGAAGCGGCAAGCGCCTGCTCGAACGGCACATGGCCGAGCGCCCCGGCTTCGCCGAGTACGCGGCCCGCACCAGCGGCTTCTTCCCCCGCCCGCCGCGCGCCCGCGGCACGGGCGCCTGATCCGGCCCCGCGGCGCGGGCGGCGCCGGAGCCGTTCGGTCCGGACGAAGGGCCCGGTGCCGGGCGCCCCGCCGT is a window from the Streptomyces zhihengii genome containing:
- a CDS encoding DUF1295 domain-containing protein gives rise to the protein MNGFPWADFAQGLALAAGAALAVMLVTFAVALRLGVHRIVDVAWGVGFAAVAVASYAASAGEGDGTRRLLVTVLTCVWGLRLAVHIGRRGRGHGEDPRYERMLSRAPGSRALYALRMVYLLQGALVWLVSLPVQAAQYVPGPAGPLVWAGCAVWLAGFLFEAVGDHQLARFKADPANKGRIMDRGLWAWTRHPNYFGDFLVWWGLFLFVCDEPAVAAVCAVGPVVMSFLLTAGSGKRLLERHMAERPGFAEYAARTSGFFPRPPRARGTGA
- a CDS encoding SAM-dependent methyltransferase — its product is MLPLVEEVLGGALPLRLRAWDGSTAGPAHGPVVVIRSRRALRRLLWQPGELGLAQAYITGEIDVEGDLGEALRTMWTAVRTRALAPPRLTLADRARAAGTALRLGALGPRPPAPAAEARLTGDLHSKARDRAAISHHYDLSNDFYAALLDPSMAYSCAYWTRDDPEYGLADAQRDKLELICRKLGLREGARLLDIGCGWGSLTLHAAEHHGARVTAVTLAAAQARYVREQVRERGLSDRVEVLLRDYRDIDGGGYDAVSTVEMGEHVGDAEYPAFAGVLHRMVRPGGRVLVQQMSRGADAPGGGAFIESYIAPDMHMRPLGDTVSLLEGAGLEVRSAESLREHYTRTVAAWHRTLEERWDDFTALAGHQTARVWRLYLVGGALAFEERRMGVDQILAVRPGDDGASGMPATPKGWYGG
- a CDS encoding DUF1365 domain-containing protein; this translates as MSTAPALYPCTVTHVRKTPSDYVLRHRTYLWLIDPDRPPRLPAPLRPFARFDARDHFGGRSATVRAGLAAFLAARGVALGDGPVLMLAHARVLGHVFNPLTLYWCHREDGSPLCVVAEVHNTYGERHCYLLRPDEEDHRATTGKELYVSPFFPVDGRYLMRLPEPGDALRLTIHLEREGSRPFTATVTGTRRPVTTAGVLRCLLRHPLSTLAVSAAIRFHGIRLYLRGLPVRPRPRHQPQEGVK
- a CDS encoding SAM-dependent methyltransferase, producing MSVPVLPVPRPAGPVDARRWPDVARPPHVSRARAAVAERIVRRAIRPLPLRVRLAGEREPAGAGGPLMEVRDPRAFFARIAAGGTIGFGESYMAGEWDAPDLVGVLSAFAEHAATLVPRPLQRLRKVWAPAQPAGHRNTADATRANISHHYDLSNDLFALFLDDTLTYSSALFRGFPAEQHLLEAAQHRKIDRLLDLAETGPGTRLLEIGTGWGELAIRAAARGADVVTVTLSSEQQELAARRVRDAGLDDRVTILLRDYRAITGTYDAVVSVEMIEAVGAEFWPEYFTALGRLLVPGGHAALQAITMPHDRMLASRSTHTWIQKYIFPGGLLPSTEAIEETAGRSGGLAVTARDTFGPHYAETLRLWRERFTARAEEVGALGFDETFRRMWTFYLAYSEAGFRSGYLDVQQLRLTKGTTA